The following are encoded in a window of Amphibacillus xylanus NBRC 15112 genomic DNA:
- a CDS encoding S-4TM family putative pore-forming effector, with product MSMTNSSIHIRQNLPESIEQLRAQRSCYNIVEKMYIWRMIISIFLPIFSVSMYFLFDNDLANFVLILTGIGLLVCLMLEYYEKTYSVKGAKIQEMFDTQVFQINWNTALLGDKVSLEDIHLLALKDKTPESELANWYTGLVSDEERINILTAQRMNLSWTHRQKHKFKWVLILTFSIILISSIVIGCLIKLSLITFLITFIFPSLSLYTYLLKNFIEIHIQGKELQRVILLIEQYIENGSPKKSDLRSIQDAVYIYGRIPNHIVPNFIYKLLRPKYESSFEKTNKKLTTNK from the coding sequence ATGAGTATGACTAATTCAAGTATCCACATTAGACAAAATTTACCTGAAAGTATTGAGCAACTACGTGCGCAACGTAGTTGCTACAATATAGTTGAAAAAATGTATATTTGGAGAATGATAATTAGCATATTTTTACCTATATTTTCTGTTTCAATGTATTTTTTATTTGATAATGACTTAGCGAATTTTGTGTTAATTTTAACGGGGATAGGGTTATTGGTTTGCTTAATGCTAGAATACTATGAAAAAACTTATTCAGTGAAAGGTGCTAAGATTCAAGAAATGTTTGATACTCAGGTATTTCAAATAAATTGGAATACTGCTTTACTTGGAGATAAAGTCTCCTTAGAAGATATTCATTTATTAGCACTAAAAGATAAAACCCCTGAATCAGAACTTGCAAATTGGTATACAGGTTTAGTTTCTGACGAAGAAAGAATAAATATATTAACAGCTCAACGAATGAATCTGTCTTGGACTCACCGTCAAAAACATAAATTCAAATGGGTTTTGATATTAACATTTTCTATCATTCTGATTTCTTCTATTGTTATAGGTTGTCTAATTAAATTATCTTTGATTACATTTCTGATAACATTTATTTTCCCTTCTTTGTCACTTTATACCTATTTATTAAAAAATTTCATTGAAATTCACATTCAAGGAAAAGAATTGCAGAGGGTAATTCTTCTAATAGAGCAATATATAGAAAATGGTTCTCCTAAAAAGTCAGACCTACGAAGTATTCAAGATGCTGTATATATTTATGGTAGAATACCGAATCATATAGTTCCAAATTTTATATATAAACTTCTACGTCCAAAATATGAATCAAGTTTTGAAAAAACTAATAAAAAATTAACAACAAATAAGTAA
- a CDS encoding SMODS domain-containing nucleotidyltransferase — MPLSTYTKVNMNTFIKDYINLDSEVTKKARASRDFLHDQLISLPEKAENFPSLYKDKETYNFGSFSRRTKIRPLDDIDFLLVFTGSGSTYIESGDILKITPPESATDLYKLRDDYGYLNSRKLLNKIKNNISKVSQYQKAELHSHKEAVTLNLTSYDWTFDIVPAFITAEDAYGKSYYVIPDGNGHWKKTDPRIDQKRVTSVNTSTDYDVLEFVRIIKYWNEVQSIKISSYLVENIVLDYFENEYIWPTRRTQLKAFFKYLKTAIWNSVMDPKGLQGDLNDLDFSKKLSIETKANECMNAVEDAIEYEDAGEYENADKKWRVVFGDEYD, encoded by the coding sequence ATGCCATTGTCAACTTACACTAAGGTAAATATGAACACATTCATTAAAGATTATATTAACTTGGATTCCGAGGTAACAAAGAAGGCACGTGCAAGTAGAGACTTTTTGCATGATCAATTAATTTCTCTACCAGAAAAGGCTGAAAACTTCCCGTCTTTATACAAAGATAAAGAAACATACAATTTTGGTTCATTTTCTAGAAGAACAAAAATAAGACCACTTGATGATATTGATTTTCTATTAGTTTTTACAGGTAGTGGATCAACCTACATAGAAAGTGGGGACATCCTTAAAATTACCCCTCCTGAGAGTGCGACAGATTTATATAAATTGAGAGATGATTATGGTTATTTAAACTCAAGAAAGCTTCTAAATAAAATTAAAAATAATATTTCTAAAGTTTCACAATACCAAAAGGCCGAACTACATTCACATAAAGAAGCTGTAACTTTAAATTTAACTAGTTATGACTGGACATTTGATATTGTGCCTGCGTTTATTACTGCTGAAGATGCCTATGGTAAATCGTATTACGTAATCCCTGATGGAAATGGACATTGGAAAAAAACTGATCCACGGATTGATCAAAAACGAGTTACATCAGTTAATACAAGCACAGATTATGATGTACTTGAGTTTGTTCGTATAATTAAATATTGGAATGAAGTTCAATCTATTAAAATATCATCTTATTTAGTAGAAAATATTGTATTAGATTACTTTGAAAATGAATATATATGGCCAACAAGACGAACACAACTAAAAGCATTTTTTAAATACTTGAAAACAGCGATATGGAATTCTGTAATGGATCCTAAAGGTTTACAAGGGGATTTAAATGATTTAGATTTTTCAAAAAAACTTTCTATTGAGACAAAAGCTAATGAGTGTATGAATGCAGTAGAAGATGCTATTGAATATGAGGATGCTGGAGAGTATGAAAATGCTGACAAAAAGTGGCGTGTAGTATTTGGTGATGAGTATGACTAA
- a CDS encoding DUF771 domain-containing protein: protein MLSVNLSIPVPADSVLISKIQLEELKKSQLQGVYWTMKDVQIHTNKKSEWIKENILYPTRFRKMLDSENGGFVYYPKSKGQTWSFQATKMAQFLDDNFDKIFA, encoded by the coding sequence ATGCTTTCTGTTAACTTAAGCATTCCTGTTCCTGCTGATAGTGTACTCATATCTAAGATTCAACTAGAAGAATTAAAGAAATCACAATTACAAGGAGTCTATTGGACTATGAAAGATGTACAAATTCATACCAACAAAAAATCTGAATGGATTAAAGAGAATATACTCTATCCCACACGTTTCCGAAAAATGTTGGATTCTGAAAATGGTGGATTTGTATATTATCCAAAATCCAAAGGACAGACTTGGTCATTTCAAGCTACTAAAATGGCTCAATTTTTGGATGATAACTTTGATAAAATTTTTGCTTAA
- a CDS encoding Arm DNA-binding domain-containing protein, which yields MASIQKRGKTYQFTVSRTVNGKQKPIRKGGFRTKKEAQIAAMEVEAELLKGATPNLKPVAFDEYFENWIKVFKTDINSNTLARYNDTLKTVKDNFEGILSKT from the coding sequence ATGGCAAGTATTCAAAAACGCGGGAAAACTTATCAATTTACTGTAAGTCGTACTGTTAATGGAAAGCAGAAACCTATACGGAAAGGTGGCTTCCGGACAAAGAAAGAAGCTCAAATAGCCGCAATGGAAGTAGAAGCAGAATTATTAAAAGGTGCAACACCGAATCTAAAACCAGTTGCTTTTGATGAGTATTTTGAAAACTGGATAAAGGTTTTCAAAACTGATATCAATTCCAATACCCTAGCACGCTACAACGACACCCTTAAAACGGTCAAAGACAATTTCGAGGGTATTCTATCCAAAACATAA
- a CDS encoding site-specific integrase: MIIHLLLLLGLTSGMRFAEMVGLTREDFNFFNHTININKSWGYTNKMHEGFGPTKNEQSVRVIKMDKETMNEFKILFDTIPDNIHRLVFYSPLSKYKVVSNGYANKVLKELLTDLDIDPISVHGLRHTHASVLLYEGVSVYYVSRRLRHGDIETTLNTYTHVVKELEERDQMKTARVFERMLG, translated from the coding sequence ATGATTATTCACCTTTTATTATTGCTCGGTCTAACATCTGGAATGCGCTTTGCAGAAATGGTCGGCCTGACTAGAGAGGACTTTAACTTTTTTAATCATACAATCAACATTAATAAGTCTTGGGGCTATACGAACAAGATGCATGAAGGATTTGGGCCAACTAAAAATGAGCAATCTGTTCGTGTTATTAAAATGGACAAGGAAACGATGAATGAATTCAAGATACTTTTTGATACCATCCCAGACAACATCCACAGACTTGTATTCTATTCGCCTTTATCAAAATACAAGGTAGTAAGTAATGGATATGCAAACAAAGTCTTGAAAGAATTGTTAACGGATCTGGATATTGATCCTATCTCTGTCCATGGACTTAGGCACACCCACGCAAGTGTACTTCTTTACGAAGGAGTTTCTGTCTATTACGTATCTAGACGGTTAAGGCACGGTGACATTGAAACAACCTTAAACACGTATACCCACGTTGTTAAGGAGTTGGAAGAAAGAGACCAGATGAAAACTGCGAGAGTATTTGAGAGGATGCTTGGATAG
- a CDS encoding DUF5516 domain-containing protein: MAWLESGKLISDAESRELISKGYQFVEGVLTSPDKVNDLIKSGYTTPHLAEGLRYTFTPKEAKSLRNLGIGVLGVGLISWGTWQFGKFAKSKFDNRKKESL, encoded by the coding sequence ATGGCTTGGTTAGAAAGCGGCAAACTAATATCAGATGCAGAAAGTCGAGAACTTATTTCTAAAGGTTATCAATTTGTCGAAGGTGTTTTGACGTCACCAGACAAGGTAAATGACTTAATAAAGTCTGGGTACACTACACCACATTTAGCAGAGGGCTTACGATATACTTTTACTCCTAAAGAAGCGAAAAGTCTTAGAAATTTAGGTATTGGAGTTTTAGGTGTTGGCTTAATATCATGGGGAACATGGCAATTTGGAAAGTTTGCAAAAAGTAAATTTGATAATAGGAAAAAAGAAAGTCTCTAG